Proteins from a single region of Pseudomonas phenolilytica:
- a CDS encoding NADH:flavin oxidoreductase, with protein MNGQSLSPFTPLRIGPLTLRNRFIKAATNEGMSIDGVPSKQLVRFHESMAAGGVAMTTLAYCSVSLDGRTLPGQIVLQPDSLPHLRVLTDAVHRHGGAASAQITHGGCFTFLRERATPRPLSASGGFNKIGMLSGMFRKQAMRETDMNRVIGDFVQGARLAREAGFDAVEIHMGHGYLLSQFISPLYNKRRDEYGGSLENRMRFPRQVLRAVLNAVGNDLAVLCKYSITDGVRGGNRPEDGVAIARLLEREGAHMLVLSAGMNAESITTMFGSSFPKENRVRPSNPLVAAAMAIQQLREPVVDFRELYLLDHSRRIRQAVTLPLAYLGGVTSLQGTRQVLAEGFDALALGRALIAEPDLVAKFASGASKRGICTACNRCVAMMYTPGGTSCVLGAPGDAVLNAQAAAS; from the coding sequence ATGAATGGACAATCCCTGTCTCCCTTTACACCGCTGCGCATCGGCCCGCTGACGCTCAGGAACCGCTTCATCAAGGCCGCCACCAACGAGGGTATGTCGATTGACGGCGTACCGAGCAAGCAGCTGGTGCGCTTCCACGAGTCGATGGCCGCCGGCGGCGTGGCCATGACGACCCTGGCCTATTGCTCGGTTAGCCTCGATGGCCGAACCCTGCCGGGGCAGATCGTGCTGCAGCCCGACAGCCTGCCGCACCTGCGTGTGTTGACCGACGCAGTGCATCGCCACGGCGGTGCGGCGTCCGCGCAGATCACCCACGGCGGCTGCTTCACCTTTCTGCGCGAACGCGCTACGCCGCGACCGCTGTCGGCCAGTGGCGGCTTCAACAAGATCGGCATGCTCAGCGGGATGTTCCGCAAACAGGCGATGCGCGAAACCGACATGAACCGCGTCATCGGCGACTTCGTCCAGGGTGCGCGGCTGGCCCGCGAGGCGGGCTTCGATGCGGTGGAAATCCACATGGGCCACGGTTACCTGCTCAGCCAGTTCATTTCGCCGCTGTACAACAAGCGCCGCGACGAATACGGCGGCAGTCTGGAAAACCGGATGCGCTTTCCGCGTCAGGTCCTGCGTGCGGTGCTGAATGCGGTGGGTAACGACTTGGCCGTGCTGTGCAAATACAGCATCACCGACGGCGTCAGGGGCGGTAACCGCCCGGAGGACGGCGTCGCCATCGCCCGCCTGCTGGAGCGCGAAGGTGCGCACATGCTGGTGCTCAGTGCCGGCATGAACGCCGAATCGATCACCACCATGTTCGGCTCCTCGTTTCCCAAGGAGAACCGGGTGCGCCCGAGCAACCCGCTGGTCGCCGCCGCCATGGCGATCCAGCAGCTGCGTGAGCCGGTGGTGGACTTTCGCGAGCTGTATTTACTGGATCATTCGCGGCGGATTCGTCAGGCCGTCACGTTGCCGCTGGCCTACCTGGGCGGGGTGACCAGCCTGCAGGGAACCCGTCAGGTATTGGCCGAGGGCTTCGATGCACTGGCCCTGGGGCGAGCGCTGATCGCCGAGCCGGACCTGGTGGCCAAGTTCGCCTCCGGCGCTTCGAAGCGCGGCATCTGCACGGCCTGCAACCGGTGCGTGGCTATGATGTACACCCCAGGTGGCACCAGCTGCGTTCTTGGTGCGCCTGGAGATGCAGTGCTCAATGCGCAGGCGGCGGCTTCATGA
- a CDS encoding MaoC family dehydratase: MTSKKTKAFADVTLGEKLPEKQIPITVTLVAGGAIATRDYVPVHHDVEAARAQGAPNVFMNILTTSALVQGFIEQWSGPQARFSDLKIKLGAPNFPGDSMTFSGEVSERDEAAKRVVVSLKGSNSMGNHVTGTVTVALP; the protein is encoded by the coding sequence ATGACCTCGAAGAAAACCAAGGCATTCGCTGACGTCACCCTCGGCGAAAAACTGCCGGAAAAACAGATACCGATCACCGTAACCCTGGTTGCCGGCGGCGCCATCGCCACCCGCGACTACGTACCGGTGCACCACGACGTCGAGGCGGCGCGTGCTCAGGGCGCCCCGAATGTGTTCATGAACATCCTCACCACCAGCGCGCTGGTGCAAGGCTTCATCGAGCAGTGGAGCGGGCCGCAGGCGCGCTTCTCGGACCTGAAGATCAAACTCGGTGCGCCCAATTTTCCGGGCGACAGCATGACCTTCAGCGGTGAAGTGAGCGAGCGCGACGAAGCCGCAAAGCGCGTCGTCGTCAGCCTCAAGGGCAGCAATTCCATGGGCAACCACGTGACCGGAACGGTCACCGTGGCCCTGCCATGA
- a CDS encoding acyl-CoA dehydrogenase family protein, whose protein sequence is MKIGFSAEDEAFRQEVADWLTEHLCGPYEPLRFRGGPGDEHMFPEERKAWERELARGGWIGLGWPSAYGGRGLSISQQVIFYEEYARVGGPGRMGHIGEGLIGPTLVAFGSDEQRARFLPGILGGREFWCQGYSEPGAGSDLAAVKTRARFDETSGKWLINGQKVWTSLAHESDWCFVLARTDPDSRGHHGLSFLLVPMDQPGIKVQPIQQITGTSEFNEVFFDDAQTEASCMIGAPGDGWKIAMALLGFERGVSTLGQQMQFQNELDEVIRLAKRNGASEDPLIRQRLAQAWAGLRVLRYNSLRMLSGPQDGSLRREATIYKLAWSTWHAELGKLAMDVLGPQAEILDGGPYELSRLQSLFLFTRADTIYGGSNEIQRNIIAERALGMPREPRVQ, encoded by the coding sequence ATGAAGATCGGATTCAGTGCCGAAGACGAGGCCTTTCGCCAGGAGGTCGCCGACTGGCTGACCGAACACCTGTGCGGACCTTACGAACCGCTGCGTTTCCGTGGTGGCCCAGGGGATGAGCACATGTTCCCCGAGGAGCGTAAAGCCTGGGAGCGCGAACTCGCCCGTGGCGGCTGGATCGGCCTCGGCTGGCCGAGCGCCTACGGCGGGCGCGGCCTGTCGATAAGCCAGCAGGTGATCTTCTACGAGGAGTACGCACGTGTCGGCGGCCCGGGGCGCATGGGCCACATCGGCGAAGGCCTGATCGGTCCGACCCTGGTGGCCTTTGGCAGCGATGAACAGCGTGCACGCTTCCTGCCTGGCATCCTGGGGGGCCGTGAGTTCTGGTGCCAGGGTTATTCCGAACCCGGCGCCGGCTCGGACCTGGCGGCAGTAAAGACGCGCGCACGCTTCGACGAGACGAGCGGCAAGTGGCTGATCAACGGCCAGAAGGTCTGGACCTCTCTCGCCCACGAGTCGGACTGGTGCTTCGTGCTGGCACGCACCGATCCGGACAGTCGCGGCCACCATGGGCTCTCGTTCCTCCTGGTGCCGATGGACCAGCCCGGCATCAAGGTACAACCGATCCAGCAGATCACCGGTACCAGCGAATTCAACGAGGTGTTCTTCGACGATGCCCAGACCGAGGCGAGCTGCATGATCGGCGCCCCGGGCGACGGCTGGAAGATCGCCATGGCCCTGCTGGGCTTCGAGCGCGGCGTGTCGACCCTCGGTCAGCAGATGCAGTTCCAGAATGAGCTGGACGAAGTGATCCGCCTGGCCAAACGCAACGGTGCCTCCGAGGACCCGCTGATCCGCCAGCGCCTCGCCCAGGCCTGGGCAGGCCTGCGGGTGCTGCGCTACAACTCGCTGCGTATGCTGTCCGGACCGCAGGACGGCAGCCTGCGCCGGGAGGCGACGATCTACAAGCTGGCCTGGTCTACCTGGCACGCCGAACTGGGCAAGCTGGCGATGGACGTACTCGGGCCGCAGGCGGAAATTCTCGACGGCGGGCCGTACGAGCTGTCGCGCCTGCAGTCGCTGTTCCTGTTCACCCGCGCCGACACCATCTACGGCGGCAGTAACGAGATCCAGCGCAACATCATTGCCGAGCGGGCGCTGGGCATGCCGCGCGAGCCGCGGGTGCAGTAG
- a CDS encoding acyl-CoA dehydrogenase family protein — protein sequence MDFALSDEQLMIQESAAGFLAKASDSAAVRAAMERDGYSGELWRQIAGELCWPALIVPEQHGGLGLGFVEQAILLEQMGRRLLGSPFFASACLAIPALLLSHNAELQARLLHELASGSLTATLACSAGSRAGHLLDQNVQAVAEGDGWRLDGVCDAVVDGAEADLLIVAARLPASENAAIGLFAVPANGRGVSREALPTLDQTRRLGRVVFGAVQVSADDCLHTDSDGAQLLEQTLQLGAIALACEQTGSAQQCLDLTLVYLNERQQFGRPIASFQAIKHRCADLMLEIESARSACYYAACVAREALDPAGDPVIAGELGEASAIAKIHASEAFMHCAAESIQLHGGVGFTWEYDPHLYFKRARAGEQLLGTPAQHRERLAHLILEQYA from the coding sequence ATGGATTTCGCGCTGAGCGATGAACAACTGATGATTCAGGAAAGCGCCGCTGGCTTTCTCGCCAAGGCCTCGGACTCGGCCGCCGTGCGTGCGGCCATGGAACGTGACGGCTACAGCGGCGAGCTGTGGCGCCAGATCGCCGGGGAGCTGTGCTGGCCGGCGTTGATCGTACCGGAACAACACGGCGGTCTCGGACTTGGCTTCGTCGAGCAGGCCATCCTGCTGGAGCAGATGGGCCGCCGCCTGCTCGGCTCGCCTTTCTTCGCCAGCGCCTGTCTCGCCATCCCCGCCCTGCTGCTGAGCCACAATGCCGAATTACAGGCGCGCCTATTGCACGAGCTCGCCAGTGGCAGCCTGACCGCTACCCTCGCCTGCTCGGCCGGTTCACGGGCGGGCCATCTGCTCGACCAGAACGTGCAGGCGGTGGCCGAAGGTGACGGCTGGCGTCTGGATGGAGTCTGCGACGCGGTAGTCGACGGCGCCGAGGCCGATCTGCTGATTGTCGCTGCGCGCCTGCCGGCAAGTGAAAACGCGGCCATTGGCCTGTTCGCCGTGCCGGCTAACGGGCGCGGTGTCAGCCGCGAGGCACTGCCGACGCTCGACCAGACCCGGCGCCTGGGCCGGGTCGTGTTCGGAGCCGTCCAGGTGTCGGCCGATGATTGCCTGCATACCGATAGCGATGGCGCTCAGCTGCTCGAGCAAACGCTGCAGCTGGGCGCCATCGCGCTCGCCTGCGAGCAGACCGGCAGCGCCCAGCAGTGCCTGGACCTGACGCTCGTCTACCTGAACGAGCGCCAGCAGTTCGGCCGCCCCATCGCCAGCTTCCAGGCGATCAAACATCGCTGCGCCGACCTCATGCTGGAGATCGAGAGTGCGCGCTCGGCCTGCTATTACGCGGCATGCGTGGCCCGCGAGGCGCTCGACCCGGCCGGTGACCCCGTGATCGCCGGCGAGCTGGGCGAAGCCAGCGCGATCGCCAAGATTCACGCCAGCGAAGCCTTCATGCACTGCGCCGCCGAGTCGATCCAGCTGCATGGCGGCGTCGGCTTCACCTGGGAATATGACCCGCACCTGTACTTCAAACGCGCCCGCGCCGGCGAACAGTTGCTTGGCACGCCGGCCCAGCACCGCGAGCGCCTGGCCCACCTGATTCTGGAGCAATACGCATGA
- a CDS encoding acyl-CoA dehydrogenase family protein produces MFVDLTEEQRALRLKVRDYFNQLISPELRMRMRGTEGGEEYRRLIRQMGADGWLAVGWPKEYGGQGYAATEQLIFFEEANIAGAPLPFVTISTVGPALMEHGTPLQKERFLPGIAAGEIHFSIGYSEPGAGTDLATLKTHARLEGDHFVVNGNKLWTSGAGNADFIWLAARTNPEEPRHKGISILIVDTRDEGFSHTLIPTCSMPTTATYYDNVKVPREMLVGELHQGWRLITSQLNHERLGLGAWGDKVVGLFRRVYLWARTRDENGRRATDQPWVRQLLAECYARTEAMRLINFRIAAELEQGRMDVALASTTKVYGSESVIEILRKLTEVAGANGLVRPGSSAAFLLGELEYEVREAVTQTFGGGVNELQRELIAQFGLGMPRTSR; encoded by the coding sequence ATGTTCGTTGATCTAACCGAAGAGCAAAGGGCGCTGCGCCTGAAGGTGCGCGACTACTTCAACCAGCTGATCAGCCCCGAGCTGCGCATGCGGATGCGCGGCACCGAGGGCGGCGAGGAATATCGCCGGCTCATCCGGCAGATGGGTGCCGACGGCTGGCTGGCGGTAGGCTGGCCCAAGGAGTACGGCGGGCAGGGCTATGCCGCGACCGAGCAGTTGATCTTCTTCGAGGAAGCCAACATCGCCGGCGCACCACTGCCGTTCGTGACCATCAGCACGGTCGGCCCGGCGCTGATGGAACATGGCACGCCGTTGCAGAAGGAGCGCTTCCTGCCGGGGATCGCGGCCGGTGAGATCCATTTCTCCATCGGCTACTCCGAACCCGGCGCCGGCACGGACCTGGCCACGCTGAAGACGCATGCGCGCCTGGAGGGCGACCACTTCGTGGTCAACGGCAACAAGCTGTGGACCTCAGGCGCCGGCAACGCCGATTTCATCTGGCTGGCCGCGCGCACCAACCCCGAGGAGCCGCGCCACAAGGGCATCTCGATCCTGATCGTCGATACCCGCGACGAAGGCTTCTCGCACACGCTGATCCCGACCTGCAGCATGCCGACTACGGCCACCTACTACGACAACGTCAAGGTGCCGAGGGAGATGCTGGTGGGCGAACTGCACCAGGGCTGGCGCTTGATCACCTCGCAGCTCAACCATGAGCGGCTCGGCCTCGGCGCCTGGGGCGACAAGGTGGTCGGGCTGTTCCGCCGGGTCTATCTCTGGGCGCGCACGCGCGACGAGAACGGTCGGCGCGCTACCGACCAGCCCTGGGTGCGTCAGCTGCTCGCCGAGTGCTATGCGCGGACCGAAGCCATGCGCCTGATCAACTTCCGCATCGCCGCGGAGCTGGAGCAGGGCCGGATGGACGTTGCGCTGGCCTCGACCACCAAGGTCTACGGTTCGGAGTCGGTCATCGAGATCCTGCGCAAGCTCACCGAAGTGGCCGGTGCGAACGGGCTGGTGCGCCCCGGCAGCTCGGCGGCATTCCTGCTCGGCGAGCTGGAGTACGAGGTACGCGAAGCGGTGACGCAGACCTTCGGCGGCGGGGTGAACGAGCTACAGCGCGAACTGATCGCCCAGTTCGGCCTCGGCATGCCGCGCACCTCCCGCTGA
- a CDS encoding lipid-transfer protein, with product MSQPNLSGQAAIVGLGATEFSKNSGRTELRLAMEATLAALEDAGIDPKEVDGFSSYTLDKVPEFEIARLLGCEQVRFFSQIPHGGGAACAPIMHAAMAVATGVAKTVVVYRAMNERSWYRFGNGSYGFGNTPIFENVNYGWYMPHGLHTPASWIGMFAQRYMHTYGATSEDFGRVAVAARDFAATNPNAFFYGKPITLEEHQASRWICEPLHLLDCCQESDGAVAMVITSAERARDLKQKPVIIKGASQGMAPGQQSMTSFYRDDITGLPEMGVVARELYRQAGVGPDAIQTAVIYDHFTPFVLPQLEAFGFAPKGEAKEFVRAGHHARGGKLPINTHGGQIGEAYIHGMNGVAEGVRQVRGSAANQVDNVEHVLVTAGTGVPTSGLILGVA from the coding sequence ATGAGCCAACCCAATCTTTCCGGTCAGGCCGCCATCGTCGGCCTGGGCGCTACAGAATTTTCCAAGAACTCCGGGCGCACCGAGCTGCGCCTGGCCATGGAGGCGACCCTCGCTGCGCTGGAGGATGCCGGCATCGACCCCAAGGAGGTCGACGGCTTCAGCAGCTATACCCTGGACAAGGTACCTGAATTCGAGATCGCCCGGCTGCTCGGCTGCGAGCAGGTGCGCTTCTTCTCGCAGATCCCGCATGGCGGCGGCGCCGCCTGTGCGCCGATCATGCACGCGGCGATGGCGGTGGCCACCGGCGTGGCCAAGACCGTGGTCGTCTACCGGGCGATGAACGAGCGCTCCTGGTATCGCTTCGGCAACGGCAGCTACGGCTTCGGCAACACGCCGATCTTCGAGAACGTCAACTACGGCTGGTACATGCCCCATGGGCTGCACACGCCGGCCTCGTGGATCGGCATGTTCGCCCAGCGTTACATGCACACCTATGGCGCCACCTCGGAGGATTTCGGCCGCGTTGCCGTGGCGGCGCGCGATTTCGCCGCGACCAACCCGAACGCCTTTTTCTATGGCAAGCCGATCACCCTCGAAGAGCACCAGGCCTCGCGCTGGATCTGCGAGCCGTTGCACCTGCTCGATTGCTGCCAGGAGTCCGACGGCGCGGTGGCGATGGTCATCACCTCGGCCGAGCGCGCCCGTGACCTCAAGCAGAAGCCGGTGATCATCAAGGGCGCCTCGCAGGGCATGGCGCCGGGGCAGCAGTCGATGACCTCGTTCTACCGCGACGACATCACCGGCCTGCCGGAAATGGGCGTGGTGGCCCGCGAGCTCTACCGCCAGGCCGGCGTCGGCCCGGACGCGATCCAGACCGCGGTGATCTACGACCACTTCACACCGTTCGTGCTGCCGCAGCTCGAAGCGTTCGGCTTCGCACCGAAGGGCGAAGCCAAGGAATTCGTCCGTGCGGGGCACCATGCGCGTGGCGGCAAGCTGCCGATCAACACCCACGGTGGGCAGATCGGCGAGGCCTACATCCACGGCATGAACGGCGTGGCCGAGGGCGTGCGCCAGGTGCGTGGCAGCGCCGCCAACCAGGTCGACAACGTCGAGCACGTGCTGGTCACCGCCGGCACCGGGGTTCCCACGAGCGGCCTGATTCTCGGCGTGGCCTGA
- a CDS encoding acyl-CoA dehydrogenase family protein translates to MDFSFSDEQRAIAEMADGLFRDYCTDDRLRAWELSGEPYMGELWQTCIETGLHALGIPEANGGSGLNMTDLLCVLQAQGASLAQVPLWQHQLSAAALAQWGDQAHAGLVAQAAEGSVLFSLSLAGLAAGRGIGLQITEVAGQLTLSGAVGAVPLASQADRLLVVAECIEGPRLVLLDPCGEGIERVEGVANHGLAVADLHCRDVRLTPEQVLPAAALGWLEQRAIAATAALQLGVSEEQIRRTVAYVSERRQFDRAIGSFQAVQMSMADSYIVLEALRSSLYQLCYRLEQNLGSDSEALSTRYLACEAGHQIGHKTQHVHGGIGVDLTYPIHRYLYWSRDLGQSLGGPAATLDRLGQWLANNDTLGWKYDLEENQGIR, encoded by the coding sequence ATGGATTTCTCGTTCAGTGACGAGCAGCGCGCCATCGCCGAAATGGCGGACGGGCTGTTTCGTGATTACTGCACCGATGATCGCCTGCGCGCCTGGGAGCTGTCGGGCGAGCCGTACATGGGTGAGCTGTGGCAAACCTGCATCGAAACCGGGTTGCATGCGCTGGGGATACCGGAAGCGAACGGCGGCAGCGGGCTCAACATGACCGACTTGCTCTGCGTGCTGCAGGCCCAGGGCGCGAGCCTGGCTCAGGTACCGCTTTGGCAGCATCAGCTGTCGGCCGCAGCCTTGGCGCAATGGGGCGATCAGGCGCACGCCGGTCTGGTGGCCCAAGCCGCGGAGGGCAGTGTGCTGTTTTCGCTGTCTCTTGCCGGGCTGGCCGCGGGGCGGGGCATCGGCCTGCAGATAACAGAGGTGGCTGGTCAACTGACCTTGTCCGGGGCGGTGGGCGCGGTGCCCCTGGCTTCCCAGGCCGACCGTTTGTTAGTGGTGGCCGAATGCATCGAGGGGCCCCGGCTGGTGCTGCTGGACCCGTGTGGCGAAGGCATCGAGCGTGTCGAAGGCGTGGCCAACCATGGCCTTGCCGTCGCCGACCTGCATTGCCGCGACGTGCGGCTGACGCCTGAACAGGTGCTGCCGGCTGCTGCGCTGGGCTGGCTGGAGCAGCGCGCCATCGCCGCCACGGCGGCCCTGCAGCTGGGCGTCAGCGAAGAGCAAATTCGTCGCACCGTGGCCTATGTCAGCGAGCGGCGCCAGTTCGATCGCGCCATCGGCTCTTTCCAGGCGGTGCAGATGAGCATGGCCGACTCCTACATCGTCCTCGAAGCGCTGCGCTCATCGCTCTATCAGCTCTGTTATCGCCTGGAGCAGAACCTGGGCAGCGATTCGGAGGCGCTCTCCACGCGCTACCTGGCGTGCGAAGCCGGCCACCAGATCGGCCACAAGACGCAGCACGTCCACGGTGGCATCGGCGTCGATCTGACCTACCCGATCCATCGCTACCTGTACTGGAGCCGTGACCTGGGCCAGAGCCTGGGCGGACCTGCCGCCACCCTCGACCGACTCGGACAGTGGCTTGCCAATAACGACACGCTGGGATGGAAATATGACCTCGAAGAAAACCAAGGCATTCGCTGA
- a CDS encoding SDR family oxidoreductase has product MDAPADLNFFDKTVLVTGGTKGIGAVIASRFLAAGANVVVCGRQAPERLPEGGGRVAEFIAVDVRDLDSLVALFAAIDERYGRLDVLINNAGGSPAAEAATASPRFHEGIIRLNLIAPLNVAQQANRLMQRDGGGVILFIGSVAALRPSPGTAAYGAAKAGVLALVSSLAVEWAPKVRVAAISPGLIRTEQSHLHYGDEAGIQAVGRTIPAGRMGEPDDIANACLFAASPMATYFSGTNLLLHGGGEKPAFLDAANADQH; this is encoded by the coding sequence ATGGATGCCCCAGCAGACCTGAATTTTTTCGACAAGACCGTACTGGTGACCGGCGGCACCAAAGGCATCGGCGCGGTGATCGCCAGCCGCTTTCTGGCGGCCGGGGCGAATGTGGTGGTCTGCGGCCGCCAGGCGCCGGAGCGTCTGCCTGAAGGTGGCGGCCGGGTGGCCGAGTTCATCGCCGTCGACGTGCGCGACCTCGACTCGTTGGTGGCGCTGTTCGCCGCCATCGACGAGCGCTACGGGCGCCTCGACGTACTGATCAATAACGCCGGTGGCAGCCCGGCCGCCGAGGCCGCTACCGCCTCGCCGCGGTTCCACGAGGGGATCATCCGGCTGAATCTGATCGCGCCGTTGAACGTCGCCCAGCAGGCCAACCGGCTCATGCAGCGCGATGGCGGCGGGGTGATCCTGTTCATCGGTAGCGTTGCCGCGCTACGCCCGTCGCCGGGTACTGCGGCTTACGGTGCGGCCAAGGCCGGGGTGCTGGCGCTGGTCAGTTCGCTGGCGGTGGAGTGGGCACCGAAGGTGCGCGTCGCGGCGATCAGTCCCGGCCTCATTCGCACCGAACAATCGCACCTGCACTACGGCGACGAGGCCGGCATCCAGGCGGTGGGCCGCACTATCCCGGCCGGCCGCATGGGCGAGCCGGACGACATCGCCAATGCCTGCCTTTTCGCGGCCTCGCCCATGGCGACCTATTTCAGTGGAACCAACCTGCTGCTGCACGGCGGTGGCGAGAAACCCGCGTTTCTCGATGCCGCCAACGCCGACCAGCATTGA
- a CDS encoding enoyl-CoA hydratase, with amino-acid sequence MSQAEERSVLIDRPAEGVARLRLNRPAVNNALSLELQALLARYFSELADDASVRCILLTGGEQVFAAGGDISSMAGVGPIEILQRHTERVWAPIQHCPKPVIAAVCGYAYGGGCELAMHADIIIAGQSARFSQPEIRIGIMPGIGGTQRLVRAVGKAKAMQMALTGRPISAEEACIAGLVSEVVADEQVQEHALEQARLIAAMPPLAAEQIKEVILAGMDASLDAGLALERKANALLFASRDQKEGMQAFLDKRRPAFEGR; translated from the coding sequence ATGAGCCAAGCAGAAGAACGCAGCGTCCTGATCGATCGTCCCGCCGAAGGCGTTGCCCGCCTGCGCCTGAACCGCCCGGCGGTGAACAACGCCCTGAGCCTGGAACTGCAGGCGCTGCTGGCCCGGTACTTCAGCGAACTGGCTGACGACGCCTCGGTGCGCTGCATCCTGCTGACCGGCGGCGAGCAGGTGTTCGCCGCCGGTGGCGATATCTCCAGCATGGCTGGCGTCGGTCCGATCGAGATCCTGCAGCGCCATACCGAACGGGTTTGGGCGCCCATCCAGCACTGTCCCAAGCCGGTGATCGCCGCGGTGTGCGGCTATGCCTACGGCGGCGGCTGCGAACTGGCAATGCACGCCGACATCATCATCGCCGGCCAGAGCGCTCGCTTCAGCCAGCCGGAAATCCGCATCGGCATCATGCCCGGCATCGGCGGCACGCAACGCCTGGTGCGTGCGGTGGGCAAGGCCAAGGCGATGCAGATGGCCCTCACCGGACGCCCGATAAGCGCCGAGGAAGCCTGTATCGCCGGGCTGGTCAGCGAGGTGGTCGCCGACGAGCAGGTGCAGGAGCACGCCCTGGAGCAGGCCCGGCTGATCGCCGCCATGCCGCCGCTGGCCGCCGAACAGATCAAGGAGGTCATCCTCGCCGGCATGGACGCCTCGCTCGACGCCGGCCTGGCGCTGGAGCGCAAAGCCAACGCACTGCTGTTCGCCTCTCGCGATCAGAAGGAAGGCATGCAAGCGTTTCTCGACAAGCGCCGCCCGGCCTTCGAAGGCAGATAG
- a CDS encoding bifunctional MaoC family dehydratase N-terminal/OB-fold nucleic acid binding domain-containing protein, producing MADQELIEKLQATVGREYGRVNAWDAVNAPMIRHWCEVMGIDNPLYTDPAAARDAGYPDVVAPPAMLQVWGMAGLDLDNFAPGSTAANVFEILKDIEAYGYPGVVAVNSELSFDRYLHVGERLYYNSRIDHISEEKTTALGTGFFVTAIMTYFVEQEEGDDERVGELLFRVFKFKPAERPKAAEPAAAETEAPKAMRPLPGISDDSRFFWDGCREGKLLIQRCTACQTLQHPPAPVCSTCHSFELDHVQASGQGELYSFVVMHYPEVAPFDHPNPIGLVELDEGVRLVAGLVGVEPGELKVGQRLQVEFNTFDERLTLPQFRPVAG from the coding sequence TTGGCTGATCAAGAGCTGATAGAAAAACTGCAGGCCACAGTCGGGCGCGAGTACGGCCGGGTGAACGCCTGGGATGCGGTCAACGCGCCGATGATCCGCCACTGGTGCGAGGTCATGGGCATCGACAATCCGCTGTATACCGACCCGGCCGCCGCGCGCGACGCCGGCTACCCGGATGTGGTGGCGCCACCGGCCATGCTGCAGGTCTGGGGGATGGCTGGCCTGGATCTGGACAACTTCGCCCCGGGCTCCACCGCCGCCAACGTCTTCGAGATCCTCAAGGACATCGAGGCCTACGGCTACCCGGGCGTGGTCGCGGTGAACTCGGAGCTGAGCTTCGACCGTTACCTGCACGTGGGCGAGCGCCTGTACTACAACAGCCGCATCGACCACATCAGCGAGGAAAAGACCACCGCCCTGGGGACTGGCTTCTTCGTCACGGCGATCATGACCTACTTCGTCGAGCAGGAAGAGGGCGACGACGAGCGCGTCGGCGAGCTGCTGTTTCGCGTATTCAAGTTCAAGCCCGCCGAGCGCCCGAAGGCCGCCGAGCCGGCCGCGGCGGAAACCGAAGCGCCCAAGGCGATGCGCCCGCTACCGGGCATCAGCGACGACAGCCGCTTCTTCTGGGATGGCTGCCGCGAGGGCAAGTTGCTGATCCAGCGCTGTACCGCCTGCCAGACCCTGCAGCATCCGCCGGCTCCGGTGTGCAGCACCTGCCACAGCTTCGAGCTGGACCACGTGCAGGCCAGCGGGCAGGGCGAGCTGTATTCGTTCGTGGTCATGCACTACCCGGAAGTCGCCCCGTTCGACCACCCCAACCCCATCGGCCTGGTCGAGCTCGACGAAGGCGTGCGCCTGGTCGCCGGGCTGGTCGGCGTGGAGCCGGGGGAACTGAAGGTCGGCCAGCGCCTGCAGGTCGAATTCAACACCTTCGACGAGCGGCTGACGCTGCCCCAGTTCCGGCCCGTAGCCGGTTAA